Part of the Pseudarthrobacter sp. NBSH8 genome is shown below.
GTGATGGACGCGGCGAGCTGCGCGGCGATGGCGGGCGTGGGGACGGTGGCCTGCATCAGCGGGCCGAGGCGTTCGGCCGCGAGCTGGGATCCCCAGTTGGCCACGATGCCGGTGATGGTGGGGCCTGGTGCCACGGCGTTGAAGCGCAGTCCCTTGGGCCCGTACATCACGGCGGAGTTTTTGGTCAGGCCGACGACGGCGTGCTTGGACGCGGTGTAGGCGGCGCCGGCGGCGGACCCGCGCAGGCCGGCCTCGGAGGCGACGTTGACCACGGCCCCGGTGCCGGCGTCGAGCATCAGGGGCACCACGGCGCGGGTGAGGCGCATGAGGGCGGTGACGTTGATCCGGAAGACGCGGTCCCAGAGCTCGTCGTCCACTTCGTGGATGGGTGCGAAGTTGTCCATGATGCCTGCGACGTTCGCCAGGGCATCGACGCGTCCGCCGGCGGCAGCGACGAGGGCGGCCACGGTCTCTTCGGTGGAGATCTCGCCCGCGACGGGGACCAGGTCCAGTCCGGCGTTCTCAAGAATCAG
Proteins encoded:
- a CDS encoding SDR family NAD(P)-dependent oxidoreductase, which codes for MAADISKERLDDLILENAGLDLVPVAGEISTEETVAALVAAAGGRVDALANVAGIMDNFAPIHEVDDELWDRVFRINVTALMRLTRAVVPLMLDAGTGAVVNVASEAGLRGSAAGAAYTASKHAVVGLTKNSAVMYGPKGLRFNAVAPGPTITGIVANWGSQLAAERLGPLMQATVPTPAIAAQLAASITFLLSDDGTNINGAILASANSSLWWAPNRATMFVWTLKPRRRRS